A part of Planococcus sp. MB-3u-03 genomic DNA contains:
- a CDS encoding C40 family peptidase encodes MKKLIGMAITAGVLSLALGAADTEASSYKIKPGDTLWKVASSNDVSVANLKTWNRLSTDAIYPNQVLRLTSPAAASTPAPSAPAAPAAAKTSTYTVKAGDTLYKVAKAHATSVAKIQQLNNLSNSTIHVGQKLKVSGTASAVVASPSPAPAAPPAQANTTTYRVVSGDTLSKISRSYKVSVTQLMSWNNLSTSNIRVGQVLKIQGGTAPAPSPVQVSKPAASSKAGQVLSIARTQLGVPYAWGGTTSSGFDCSGYLYYVYNRAGITIPRTNTIGYYASSFTVSSPQPGDLVFFKNTYRPGISHVGIYVGNNSFIHAGGDRVQITSLNDSYWGKHFDSYKRLNAMR; translated from the coding sequence ATGAAGAAGCTGATCGGCATGGCAATCACGGCAGGAGTCCTATCTTTGGCACTAGGGGCTGCGGATACAGAAGCAAGTTCGTATAAAATCAAACCAGGCGACACATTATGGAAAGTGGCTTCAAGCAACGATGTATCTGTTGCCAACTTGAAAACATGGAATCGCCTGAGCACGGATGCCATCTATCCAAACCAAGTGCTGCGCTTGACCTCACCAGCTGCAGCGAGCACTCCGGCGCCATCCGCCCCGGCCGCACCAGCTGCCGCAAAGACTAGCACTTATACTGTCAAAGCCGGTGATACTCTTTATAAAGTTGCCAAGGCACACGCCACATCTGTCGCAAAAATCCAGCAATTGAACAATTTGAGCAACTCCACTATCCACGTCGGCCAGAAACTGAAAGTCAGCGGCACGGCATCAGCTGTCGTCGCATCACCTTCACCTGCTCCGGCCGCACCGCCAGCACAAGCCAATACGACTACATACCGCGTCGTCTCAGGCGACACGCTCAGCAAGATTTCCAGAAGCTATAAAGTTTCCGTTACCCAGTTGATGAGCTGGAACAATTTAAGCACGAGCAATATCCGTGTCGGCCAAGTATTGAAAATTCAGGGCGGCACAGCTCCTGCCCCTTCACCTGTCCAAGTTTCTAAACCGGCTGCTTCTTCGAAAGCCGGGCAAGTTCTTTCCATCGCACGCACACAACTCGGAGTACCTTATGCATGGGGCGGCACGACTTCAAGCGGCTTCGACTGCAGCGGCTATTTATACTATGTCTATAACCGCGCAGGCATCACAATCCCACGCACGAACACAATCGGCTATTACGCAAGTTCATTTACGGTAAGTTCCCCGCAACCTGGAGACCTGGTGTTCTTCAAAAATACATACCGTCCAGGAATTTCCCACGTCGGTATCTATGTCGGCAACAATAGCTTTATCCAT
- a CDS encoding IS3 family transposase (programmed frameshift), whose translation MSKIIFNEHQRRTLEANPNVKTVSDRTIQYTPEFKVKAVNENLQGKGPAQIFAENGFDLTVIGSDKPKETLKRWRKTFRLYGEEGFWEERRGKGSTGRPSTQKLSAEKKLEKAEARIKYLEAENELPKKARGTREAGEETQLTPAEKFEAINVVVRKFQLKNMVDALCQTAEVSRSGYYAWLKKVEQHAIREEQDYEDYLLLKSIYDAHRGKVGYRTFYMILTELLETPMNHKKILRLMRKFNLFAKIRRANPYKQIAKATQEHAVCPNLLDRKFKLDEPGKVFVTDITYLPNRSGQMAYLSAVKDIATREIVAYEVTTTLTMEIVYRTLQKLKEALDDNVHPEAMIHSDQGFHYTHPEYQRRVKKMKLTQSMSRRGNCLDNAPIESFFGHFKDEVEFKQATSLAELKGLVDEYMEYYNGTRKQWNLKKMTPAQYRSHSLAAGCFY comes from the exons GTCAATGAAAACTTGCAGGGCAAAGGTCCGGCGCAAATTTTTGCCGAAAATGGATTTGACCTGACGGTAATTGGATCGGACAAACCGAAAGAGACATTAAAACGTTGGCGGAAAACGTTCCGACTTTACGGCGAAGAAGGGTTTTGGGAAGAGCGCCGTGGAAAAGGCAGTACCGGCCGGCCGTCTACCCAAAAGCTCTCTGCCGAGAAAAAGTTGGAAAAGGCGGAAGCGCGCATAAAATACCTGGAAGCCGAAAATGAGTTGC CTAAAAAAGCTCGAGGAACTCGAGAGGCAGGCGAAGAAACGCAGCTGACCCCAGCGGAAAAATTCGAAGCGATCAATGTGGTGGTCCGGAAATTCCAACTGAAGAATATGGTGGATGCCCTCTGCCAGACAGCGGAAGTCAGTCGAAGTGGCTACTATGCTTGGCTGAAGAAAGTGGAACAGCACGCCATTCGCGAAGAACAGGACTATGAAGATTACCTGTTGCTGAAAAGCATCTACGATGCGCATCGTGGGAAAGTCGGGTATCGCACCTTTTACATGATCCTTACGGAACTGCTGGAAACCCCGATGAATCACAAGAAGATTCTGCGCCTTATGCGCAAATTCAATCTCTTTGCCAAAATCCGGCGAGCGAATCCTTATAAGCAAATCGCCAAAGCCACACAGGAACACGCCGTCTGTCCAAACCTGTTAGACCGTAAGTTTAAACTAGACGAACCCGGCAAGGTCTTCGTCACGGATATCACGTATCTACCGAACCGGTCGGGACAAATGGCGTATCTGTCCGCTGTAAAAGATATCGCCACCCGCGAAATCGTCGCCTACGAAGTGACGACGACGCTTACGATGGAAATTGTGTACCGCACGTTACAAAAACTGAAGGAAGCATTGGATGACAATGTTCACCCGGAAGCGATGATCCATTCCGATCAAGGCTTCCACTACACCCACCCCGAATACCAACGACGCGTGAAGAAAATGAAATTGACCCAATCGATGTCCCGCAGGGGCAACTGTCTCGACAACGCCCCCATCGAATCGTTTTTTGGTCACTTTAAAGATGAAGTCGAGTTTAAACAAGCGACCAGCCTAGCCGAATTAAAGGGGCTGGTGGATGAATACATGGAGTATTACAACGGAACGCGCAAACAATGGAACCTAAAAAAGATGACTCCGGCACAATACCGAAGTCATAGCCTAGCTGCCGGGTGCTTTTATTAA
- a CDS encoding fatty acid--CoA ligase, whose product MYATLGSIFDHTVSLHPEREAFVDLRRNKRWTYAQWRDDVHRLANALTAAGVAKGDRVSTYLFNNQELATALFACAKIGAIFNPINFRLKAEELAFILEDAKPEVVLFEEVLEGVVQTIAAQFPAIQFWTIDDKTPSFAKNYHEQVATASTDDPGVEIEESDTYAIMYTSGTTGRPKGVIHRHRSMAEQSMMCIAMLKTTKNDVGLVAAPMFHCAELHCNIIPRVQAGASSIIMHQFDPFLALDTIEKEKVTVMFAVPTMWSMIAEIDGAQQKVKSLTRGLYGAAPMAPVLVKRVKEVLGIDLIQAYGQTEMGPAITFLSEADQLTKAGSAGQPAYNHEIRVVRPNEDGPSEPEDVLAPFEVGEIIVRGPSMMAGYFQREDATKKALYKGWYHSSDLGYLDEQGYLYVADRVDDMIISGGENIYPREVEDALHGHDKVQDVAVLGVPDEKWGESVLAFVVSKDPSLTEQDLEEYCVNHENLARYKRPRSYRFVDELPRNASGKIQKFLLREQYKELSS is encoded by the coding sequence ATGTATGCGACACTCGGAAGTATATTTGACCATACGGTTTCCCTGCACCCGGAACGTGAAGCGTTTGTCGATTTAAGAAGAAATAAGCGCTGGACGTATGCGCAGTGGCGGGATGACGTGCACCGCTTGGCGAATGCGCTGACGGCAGCTGGCGTCGCTAAAGGGGATCGCGTTTCTACGTATCTTTTCAATAATCAAGAGCTGGCGACTGCATTATTTGCCTGCGCCAAAATCGGCGCTATCTTCAACCCGATCAACTTCCGCCTGAAAGCGGAAGAACTGGCATTCATCTTAGAAGATGCCAAGCCTGAAGTGGTGCTGTTCGAAGAAGTGCTAGAAGGCGTCGTGCAGACCATTGCGGCGCAGTTCCCGGCGATCCAGTTCTGGACGATCGATGACAAGACGCCATCGTTTGCAAAGAACTATCATGAACAGGTCGCCACAGCATCGACAGACGATCCAGGGGTAGAAATAGAGGAATCGGATACGTACGCCATCATGTATACGAGCGGAACGACAGGGCGGCCAAAAGGCGTCATCCACCGGCACCGGAGCATGGCTGAACAGAGCATGATGTGCATTGCGATGCTCAAGACGACAAAAAATGATGTCGGCTTGGTCGCTGCGCCGATGTTTCATTGCGCGGAACTGCACTGCAATATCATTCCGCGTGTCCAGGCGGGGGCGTCGAGCATCATCATGCATCAATTCGATCCGTTTTTAGCGCTGGATACCATCGAAAAAGAAAAAGTGACGGTGATGTTTGCTGTGCCGACCATGTGGAGCATGATTGCCGAAATCGATGGCGCGCAGCAAAAAGTGAAGAGCTTGACGCGCGGCTTATACGGCGCCGCGCCGATGGCACCTGTGCTCGTAAAACGCGTCAAAGAGGTGCTCGGCATCGATCTGATCCAGGCGTATGGGCAGACGGAAATGGGCCCGGCCATTACCTTTTTGTCGGAAGCAGATCAATTAACGAAAGCCGGATCGGCGGGACAGCCTGCCTATAATCATGAAATCCGTGTCGTTCGGCCGAATGAAGACGGGCCGTCTGAACCGGAAGATGTGCTTGCGCCGTTTGAAGTCGGGGAAATCATCGTGCGCGGTCCGAGCATGATGGCAGGGTATTTCCAACGCGAAGACGCGACGAAAAAAGCGCTTTACAAAGGCTGGTATCATTCAAGTGACCTCGGTTACCTGGATGAACAGGGATATTTGTATGTCGCCGATCGCGTCGATGATATGATCATCAGCGGTGGAGAGAACATCTATCCGCGTGAAGTGGAAGATGCGCTTCATGGCCATGACAAAGTGCAGGACGTGGCGGTGCTCGGGGTACCGGATGAAAAATGGGGCGAATCGGTGCTGGCTTTTGTCGTTTCAAAAGATCCATCGCTGACTGAACAGGATTTGGAAGAATACTGCGTCAATCACGAAAACCTCGCGCGCTACAAAAGGCCGCGTTCGTATCGTTTCGTCGATGAGCTGCCGCGCAATGCAAGCGGCAAGATCCAGAAGTTCCTGCTGCGGGAACAATACAAAGAATTATCGTCTTGA
- a CDS encoding formate--tetrahydrofolate ligase, with protein sequence MAMTDLTIAKEAAIRPIQEIAQQAGIAEDALELYGKYKAKIDVNKLPKTTKDGKVVLVTAISPTPAGEGKSTVTVGLADALKQSGESVMVALREPSLGPVMGVKGGATGGGFAQVLPMEDINLHFTGDIHAITSANNALAALIDNHLHQGNALRIDPRRITWKRALDMNDRALRHVTIGLGGPAQGVPREDGFDITVASEIMAVLCLATSREDLKERLARMVIGYTYDREPITVRDLEAQGALALLLKEAFKPNLVQTIEGTPAIIHGGPFANIAHGCNSLMATNTARSLADVVVTEAGFGADLGAEKFMHIKSRKGGFHPDAVVIVATVRALKMHGGVDKKELGAEDADAVRRGIVNLAKHVETIRQFGVEPVVALNRFTGDSDAELAQVMDWAKAEEVAIALTEVWGKGGAGGLELAELVKRQLDNGADFTYLYAEEDAVEEKLRTIVQKVYGGADVQLTDKAQKQLAELKKYGWDALPICMAKTQYSLSDQPKLLGRPEGFTVTIRELIPKLGAGFIVCLTGDIMTMPGLPKSPAALNMDVAEDGQALGLF encoded by the coding sequence ATGGCGATGACCGATTTGACGATTGCAAAAGAGGCGGCTATCCGGCCGATCCAGGAAATTGCACAGCAAGCTGGGATTGCGGAAGACGCTTTGGAACTATACGGGAAATACAAAGCGAAAATCGATGTGAATAAATTGCCGAAAACCACGAAGGACGGAAAAGTCGTACTTGTGACGGCAATCAGCCCGACACCCGCAGGTGAAGGGAAATCGACGGTGACAGTGGGACTTGCAGATGCATTAAAACAAAGCGGCGAGTCGGTCATGGTGGCGCTTCGCGAGCCTTCTCTCGGACCGGTCATGGGCGTCAAAGGCGGCGCGACAGGCGGCGGTTTTGCGCAAGTATTGCCGATGGAAGACATCAATCTTCATTTCACGGGCGATATTCACGCCATCACGTCGGCGAATAATGCGCTCGCTGCCTTGATCGACAACCATTTGCACCAGGGGAATGCGCTTCGCATCGACCCGCGGCGCATCACATGGAAGCGCGCACTGGACATGAACGACCGGGCGCTGCGCCACGTGACGATTGGTCTCGGCGGCCCTGCGCAAGGCGTGCCGCGCGAAGATGGCTTCGATATCACGGTCGCATCGGAAATCATGGCGGTGCTGTGCCTCGCCACTTCACGCGAAGACTTAAAAGAACGTTTGGCCCGCATGGTCATCGGCTATACGTATGACCGCGAGCCCATCACGGTCAGGGACTTGGAAGCGCAAGGCGCGCTCGCGTTACTCTTGAAAGAAGCATTCAAACCGAATTTGGTGCAGACGATCGAAGGGACGCCGGCGATCATTCACGGCGGCCCGTTTGCGAACATCGCCCATGGCTGCAATTCCTTGATGGCGACGAATACAGCAAGAAGCCTGGCAGATGTCGTCGTCACAGAAGCCGGCTTCGGTGCGGATCTTGGTGCTGAGAAATTCATGCACATCAAATCACGCAAAGGCGGCTTCCATCCGGATGCAGTCGTCATCGTTGCGACAGTGCGCGCGCTGAAAATGCACGGCGGTGTCGATAAAAAAGAACTTGGTGCTGAAGATGCGGATGCCGTGCGCCGCGGCATCGTCAATTTGGCGAAGCATGTGGAAACAATACGCCAATTCGGCGTCGAGCCGGTCGTAGCACTCAATCGCTTCACCGGAGATAGCGATGCGGAGCTCGCGCAAGTGATGGACTGGGCGAAAGCGGAAGAAGTCGCGATTGCCCTGACGGAAGTATGGGGCAAAGGTGGGGCTGGCGGGCTCGAACTCGCGGAACTCGTCAAACGTCAACTCGACAACGGCGCTGATTTCACCTATCTGTACGCAGAAGAAGATGCCGTCGAAGAAAAGCTGCGGACAATCGTGCAAAAAGTATACGGCGGTGCGGATGTCCAGTTGACGGATAAAGCGCAGAAGCAATTGGCCGAACTGAAGAAATACGGCTGGGACGCCTTGCCGATCTGCATGGCAAAGACTCAGTATTCATTATCCGACCAGCCGAAACTGCTCGGGCGCCCGGAAGGCTTCACGGTGACGATCCGCGAATTGATCCCGAAACTCGGCGCAGGCTTCATCGTCTGCCTGACAGGAGATATCATGACCATGCCTGGCCTTCCGAAATCACCTGCTGCACTCAATATGGATGTGGCGGAAGACGGGCAAGCGCTCGGATTGTTCTGA
- a CDS encoding hotdog fold thioesterase, whose product MVKMKPVEETIMGVLGIELTEQSGERIVATMPVHAATHQPFGLLHGGASVVLAETVASFGTWHAIDQQKEIAVGLEINANHIRGKKDGVVTAIGTPLHKGRTTMIWDIKIMDEEERLICVSRCTVAIVQKPIE is encoded by the coding sequence ATGGTGAAAATGAAGCCAGTGGAAGAAACGATCATGGGAGTGCTGGGCATTGAACTGACCGAGCAGTCCGGAGAACGTATTGTCGCGACGATGCCTGTGCATGCAGCGACGCATCAGCCATTTGGCTTGTTGCACGGAGGGGCATCGGTCGTGCTCGCGGAGACGGTGGCAAGTTTCGGGACCTGGCATGCAATTGACCAGCAAAAAGAAATTGCGGTCGGGCTGGAAATCAACGCCAACCATATCCGCGGGAAAAAAGACGGCGTCGTGACAGCCATCGGCACGCCGCTTCATAAAGGGCGTACGACGATGATTTGGGATATCAAAATCATGGATGAAGAAGAGCGGCTCATTTGCGTCTCGCGCTGCACGGTGGCGATTGTCCAAAAACCAATTGAATGA
- a CDS encoding methylated-DNA--[protein]-cysteine S-methyltransferase, which yields MAQTIHWAYAEHHGFRLLLAKSSKGLCYVGSPGEGLVEMQQHCAKRFPNADFVQDQQALREYQYAIEAWLGGSRETSSLPLDVGGTEFQHSIWQALQEIPYGQTISYSELAERIGKPQTVRAAGSAVGANPLLLFIPCHRVIRKSGDVTGFRGGMELKHHLLETEKD from the coding sequence ATGGCACAGACCATCCACTGGGCTTACGCCGAGCACCACGGATTCCGGCTGCTTCTCGCCAAAAGCAGCAAGGGCCTTTGTTATGTGGGTTCGCCGGGCGAAGGCCTTGTTGAAATGCAGCAGCATTGCGCAAAACGATTTCCAAACGCCGATTTCGTCCAAGACCAACAAGCATTAAGGGAATATCAATATGCAATCGAAGCTTGGCTCGGAGGTTCCCGCGAAACATCTTCGCTGCCCCTTGATGTGGGAGGCACTGAATTTCAACATTCCATCTGGCAAGCCTTACAGGAAATTCCCTACGGTCAAACCATTTCTTATTCTGAATTGGCTGAACGCATCGGCAAGCCGCAAACTGTCCGTGCAGCCGGTTCTGCAGTGGGCGCAAACCCTTTGCTCCTTTTTATCCCGTGCCACCGCGTGATCCGGAAAAGCGGCGATGTAACGGGCTTCCGAGGCGGCATGGAACTGAAACACCATTTGCTGGAGACAGAAAAAGATTAA
- a CDS encoding TetR/AcrR family transcriptional regulator encodes MQQSIALFVDKGYSATSIQDIVDALGVTKGSFYYHYKSKEALLMDIHQQYIDELLTRQQSILQDAAPAKDKLAEIIRLLIGDMEKQGPIANVYFRELRHLKEENAQTIRAKRAEFREQIESVLLAGIESGEFRKELNPKMIAFAVLGVTNWSYQWFQPGGELTTGELAELYTDFILYGIMPAQY; translated from the coding sequence ATGCAACAGAGCATTGCGCTGTTTGTCGACAAAGGCTATAGCGCAACGTCGATCCAGGATATTGTAGATGCGCTCGGCGTGACAAAAGGCTCTTTCTACTATCATTACAAAAGCAAAGAAGCACTGCTGATGGACATCCACCAGCAATACATCGACGAATTGCTCACCAGGCAGCAATCGATTCTGCAGGACGCAGCGCCGGCAAAAGACAAGCTCGCAGAGATTATCCGTTTATTGATCGGCGACATGGAAAAGCAAGGGCCGATCGCAAATGTCTATTTCCGTGAACTGCGTCATTTAAAAGAAGAAAACGCTCAGACAATCCGTGCAAAACGGGCGGAATTCCGCGAACAGATCGAATCGGTCCTGCTGGCAGGCATCGAAAGCGGCGAGTTCCGCAAAGAGTTGAATCCGAAGATGATCGCTTTCGCCGTGCTCGGCGTGACCAATTGGAGCTATCAATGGTTTCAGCCAGGCGGTGAGCTGACCACTGGCGAGCTGGCAGAACTTTATACCGATTTTATTCTTTATGGCATTATGCCAGCGCAATATTAA